The genomic window TGCGATGCGCACGTTCCGGCCGCGGCCCCTGCGCCAGTTTGACCCGCTCCTCGCAGAGCGCGAGGAGAACGCCCTGAAGAACGAAGTCCGCCTCATGAAGCGCGACATGCGCGAAGATAAGAAGCGGCTAATACGCCACCTGACGGCTGAGGCCAccgtgcagcggcgggggcaggagaagcggcacGCCATCGatgacgcgctgcgcgagaagCGTTACCACAACGTCATGagccagctgcagcagcagcagcactcgaTGAACGTTGTGGAGTCCTTAAAGGCACGCGCCAAGTCCAAGTCGCGCAAGGGCCTAAGCGGTGCGCCAACCACGTCCTCGTCCGCGGAGGCAGACAAGGAATGACGGCGTATGATGACACTAAGCCTGTGCGCATGTTTCGGTAAGAAATaagtgtgtgcgcgtgtcttcGGTTAAAGCGTGCTCCTGTGTTAAGCAAGTAGCGAGGAAGTtggcgagagaagaggagggaagcGACCTGTGGCGCGATGGCTCATCGGCCTCCCTTCACGGAGAGGGGCGGCAGGAGTGCGGAGGCAAGtagaggggggtggggtagCGACGAGGTCGTCAAGTAACAGTCGTGTGATGGGCCACGCGTCTTGGGAGGCGGTCTGCTCTGACGCCACTCTCCGCTAAACCGCGCAAACCGACCGTGGTCTCGCAAGTGGTCATCATTACTGCGACGGTACGACCGACGCACTCACGCATACACAGACGGTGACCCTCCATGAGGGCATGCAGTGTACGCGCGCAGGCAGCCGCGGCTGTTCGCACGGTTGTCGCACCTTCAACAGCGAGGAGAGAGTGGTGCAAGCGCGCCTGTGCCGTCCACTTTGCAAGTGCTTTCATTGTGCCTACCAGTggctgcccctcccccttcccccaacAGGCACACAGCACGCGCTTACTCTCTTGGCTGCGAGGCACGGCTCTCTCTACGTGTGCACGCAAACCGGCCAGCCCCCGTCTCGCGGCAGTGCATCGCCCTTGTCTCATTTCGCGGCGTCTTTCCATCTCTCCTGCTCTGCTGCCCACCTCCCAGCTCCTCCTTTCACTCGCATCCGCAGCGGCTCCAGCCCGCCTGACCCTCCCTACGCGAGCAACCCAGTACAACCACCACTGCAGCCATACGCGCGTGCACGGATTCGCCCTGCGgtgccttctctctgtgtgcccTCCAACATTCTAACCGTCTCCACGATGTCCGCCAAGACGGCCGCCTCTCCGTCGGAGCGCAGCTTCGTCGATCGATTTATGCGCAGCcatgccggcgccgccacggccgcggGTATCCTCGAGATCGCCTTCTTCCATCCGTTCGACACGACAGCGAAGCGGCTGATGGCGAACAAAGGCTCCATCATGCGCGGCTCCGTGGGCGAGACAACCGCCAACCTCAACACGATCGTCTTCAAGAagcacgccgacgccggctTCCTTCGAAAGGTGGTGTACCTCTACCCGGGCTCCCTGTACGCCACCGTGTACAAGGTCTTCCAGCGCGTGTATAAGTTCGCCGGGCAGCCCCTCGTGCGCGACTTTCTCAGCTCCAACTACCGCGACGGCTTCAAGCGGTACTGTGGCGAGGCGCACAAGGTTATGGAGGACGCGACGGCTGGCTGCCTCATCGGCCTCGGCGAGGTCAtcttgctgccgctggatCGGCTGAAGGTGTTGAGCCAGACGAACGAGGCCGCCATGCGGAGCGgtctgctgccgcttctgcgccAGGAGGGCTTCCGCGGTATGTATGCGGGCACCGTGGTGACGATGTGCCGCAACGCCCCCGGCTCGTTCTGTCTATTCGGTGGCACGGCCTTCACGAAGGGGTACATCTTCGGCCTCAGCGACTACCGCCATGCGACTTTCTTCCAAAACAtgtgctcctccaccgttggcgcgtgcgtcgccatcgccatcTCTAACCCGATGGACGTTGTCAAGACtcgtgtgcagcagcagacagACGCCGAGCGTCGCAGCGGTAttgcgacggcgacggcgatgctgaAGGAAGAGGGCGTGTTGTCCTTCTTCAAGGGCCTCACGCCGAAGATCATCGCCTCGGCGCCGAAGCTGATCTTTGCGTACACCATGACCGAGTACTTTTTCGAGGTGATGAACGACTCCAAGAAGCACTGAGCACGCCCCCTTGCACGCATGGACGTGCGTGATTGGCTGCATCCTTCTCTTGCTTCTCCGTCCTGCCGTCACCTCACTCcgaggagagcagcgccgtgtGCAGCGGTTTGTGCCCCTCCCACCATAGAATGAAGACGGCAGGAGCGGCCAAGAGGAACGTCCGAACACGCAATGATAACTGGAGCGCAgttcgtgtgtgtctgtgtgtgtgtgcgcgcccaTGATGGGGACATAGATGCGGTGCGACCATCGAGCTGTGCCGGTGGGATTCACGAGGGGGCGGAAGCCGCTCCGGCCTGAccatctcccccctccccgtctctGCGTTCGCCTGACTCGACTCGCTCATTTTTCCGTTTCGGTTTCGCTTTTCTTATTCGTCTGTGCTTGACGGCGACACcggacggtggtggtggtggggagcggTCTAGCGAGGGTGTTGATGCAGCGGCCATGCAGGACGATTGTTGATAAGGCAACCTGATGTGCACCGACGCGACGTGCCCCTCTGTCTCCgcccccactcctctccaTCACGCCGCGGAGTACTCCTCCGTCTCTTCCTTTTACAGAGATCTgagcggcgcgcacacacacgcgccggtGCCTTAATAAGTGTAGCCCGAGCAGTGGACTGGgcgctctcttcttcctctctgaCATACACCCGTGCATACAACCATGCCCCGGTGAAGACATGCCTTGGGCAGGGGATGCGGGTGACCAACGCTCGCGCGCTCTTGCCCCTCCCTACCTCCTCTGCTTCCAAGGCCAGCAGGTGCGTGTACACCGGCCCGTGCGGAGACCATAATGTAACCCGTACACGCGCAAGTCCGTCATTATACTGCCCATTCCACTGAAC from Leishmania mexicana MHOM/GT/2001/U1103 complete genome, chromosome 2 includes these protein-coding regions:
- a CDS encoding putative mitochondrial carrier protein is translated as MSAKTAASPSERSFVDRFMRSHAGAATAAGILEIAFFHPFDTTAKRLMANKGSIMRGSVGETTANLNTIVFKKHADAGFLRKVVYLYPGSLYATVYKVFQRVYKFAGQPLVRDFLSSNYRDGFKRYCGEAHKVMEDATAGCLIGLGEVILLPLDRLKVLSQTNEAAMRSGLLPLLRQEGFRGMYAGTVVTMCRNAPGSFCLFGGTAFTKGYIFGLSDYRHATFFQNMCSSTVGACVAIAISNPMDVVKTRVQQQTDAERRSGIATATAMLKEEGVLSFFKGLTPKIIASAPKLIFAYTMTEYFFEVMNDSKKH